A stretch of DNA from Bernardetia sp.:
AAACCTAGTCATTACAAGTCGTAAATTAGATGTTTTGGAAAAAACAGCTAAAGAAATGGAAGAAGAAACAGGAGGAACTGTACTTCCACTAGCATGTGATGTTCGTAATTACGACCAAATTGAGAAAATGCTCAAAGATTCTGTAGAAAGATTTGGTAGTGTCGACGGACTACTCAACAATGCAGCAGGAAACTTTATCAGCCCAACAGAAAGACTTTCTCATCGTGCTTATGATACGATTGTAGATATTGTTTTGAAAGGAACATACTATTGTACGCTTGCTTTTGGAAAATATTGGATTGAGGAAGGTAAAAAGAATAATTATGCTGACCCAAAAACTGTGTTGAGTATCGTTACTACGTATGCTGAAACAGGTTCTGGATATGTCGTTCCTTCTGCAACTTCAAAAGCTGGTGTAGTTGCTCTTACAAAATCTTTAGCTGTAGAGTGGGCAAAATATGGCATTCGTTTCAACGGCATTGCCCCTGGTGCATTTCCAACTAAAGGAGCTTGGGAACGCCTAATGCCAGAAAACTTAAAAGATAAATTCGACATCAAAACTCGTGTTCCTGTAAAACGTGTAGGAGACCATCAAGAACTTGCTAATCTTGCAGCCTATTTGATTTCTGATTATTCAGCCTATATCAACGGACAAATTATTACGATTGATGGAGGTGAGGTAGCACAAGGTTCGGGTCAGTTTTCTATGTTAGAACACGTCCCAGCACAAATGTGGGATATGGTAGAACAAATGACACGTAGCGCAAAAAGTAGTTAATCAATTACGAATAGCTTAATTACGACCTGCCAAAGCAGCGAAGCTAACCGTTAGCTCGGCGAAGCCAAATATCTATTCAGCGAAGCTAATTACGAATGAAGGCTACTCTATTTGGTTTTCATTCGTAATTTTTAATTGAACATTGAGAAAAATTATGCAAATCAAAAAAAACGACAGCCTTTTACTTTTTATAGACGTACAGGAAAAATTATTTCCTCACATCAACCAGCATTTCGAACTAGAAAAAAAACTAGGACAACTCATTGAGGGAATACAGGTTTTAGATGTTCCTATAATTATTTCAGAACAGTACACCAAAGGATTAGGAAAAACTATTTCTTCTGTTTCTGAAAAGCTAAATGACGATATTCTTACCTGCGAAAAAATGACTTTTAGCTGTATGCGAAACCAAGAATTGGCAGCAGCTATTGAGCAAAGTGGAAAAAGAACCATTATTTTAGCTGGCATAGAAGCTCATATTTGTGTTCTTCAAACAGCTTTAGACTTGTCTGAAGAAGGTTATGATGTAGCATTAGTACTAGATGCTGTGGGTTCAAGAACAGAAGAAAATAAAAGTATTTCAGTTTTGAGATTGCAAAATAAAGTTGCCTTCACAAGTGTAGAATCCATACTTTTTGAGCTTTGTGAGGAAGCAGGAACAGAACAGTTTAAGAAAATTTCTAAGATTATTAAATAGAAAAACTATCTCAACACCTCTAATTCGCTATTCTCAAAACGTCCAGAATCTTTCAAATAACCAATGATGAACTGACGAAAATTTTTATCAAAATCTGCTTCATCAAAATGTTGAACCAAAACATCTTTATCTTCTTCAAACTCTCTGTTTTTTCTCAAAAAATCTGGGACATTGTGCTGCACAGAAAAACGTAAAAAACGAACTTCTACATTTTGAGTATCTTCTTGTATGGCTTTTTCAAAGAAATCAAAGCTCTTATTTACTTGTGATAATTTGGTATAAGGATTCCAAGCAAATTGTGCTATCATAGATTCGCAAGCAGCACGATATGCCAACAAAATTGGTGAAGGATTTTTTATCTGTTTGAGTTCTTGGAGTAACTTTTCTATTTTTCGCTCATTACCAATGGCATCAAAATATTTTTTTCGTACTTCTTTTTCGTCTGTATTCATAAAATAATTAATTATTAAAGTAGTAATAGTAATTAAGGTTCTTTTTTACGCTACACGAAAATTTAGAAAGTAAAGTTGTCTATTTTTATTTCATCTGATATTTTTCATAATACTCGTCGGCTGGTAAGTCAGATTTAGTAGCAGCAGCTACAGCTAGTGCATCACAACGCTCATTTTCTGGTATGCCTGCATGTCCTTTTACCCACTGAAATGTAACTTGATGTTTTCTATAAATTTCTAAAAATCGTTTCCAAAGATCTGCATTAAGGCGTGGTTCGCCTTTATTCATAAAGTTTTTTTTCTCCCAACCAAAAACCCATTTTTTCTCCACAGCATCTACTACATACTTTGAATCTGAATAGATTTTTACTTTCATATTGGGCTTTTTTAGAGCTTCCAATCCAATAATTACAGCCAAAAGTTCCATTCGGT
This window harbors:
- a CDS encoding SDR family oxidoreductase: MENGKPAYAHPMMREDALKGKTIVVTGGGTGLGRAMGTYFLKLGANLVITSRKLDVLEKTAKEMEEETGGTVLPLACDVRNYDQIEKMLKDSVERFGSVDGLLNNAAGNFISPTERLSHRAYDTIVDIVLKGTYYCTLAFGKYWIEEGKKNNYADPKTVLSIVTTYAETGSGYVVPSATSKAGVVALTKSLAVEWAKYGIRFNGIAPGAFPTKGAWERLMPENLKDKFDIKTRVPVKRVGDHQELANLAAYLISDYSAYINGQIITIDGGEVAQGSGQFSMLEHVPAQMWDMVEQMTRSAKSS
- a CDS encoding isochorismatase family protein, producing MQIKKNDSLLLFIDVQEKLFPHINQHFELEKKLGQLIEGIQVLDVPIIISEQYTKGLGKTISSVSEKLNDDILTCEKMTFSCMRNQELAAAIEQSGKRTIILAGIEAHICVLQTALDLSEEGYDVALVLDAVGSRTEENKSISVLRLQNKVAFTSVESILFELCEEAGTEQFKKISKIIK
- the rnhA gene encoding ribonuclease HI; the encoded protein is MIEMYTDGAAQGNPGKGGYGTVLLAKSLGLRKEFSAGFRCTTNNRMELLAVIIGLEALKKPNMKVKIYSDSKYVVDAVEKKWVFGWEKKNFMNKGEPRLNADLWKRFLEIYRKHQVTFQWVKGHAGIPENERCDALAVAAATKSDLPADEYYEKYQMK